From Simkaniaceae bacterium, one genomic window encodes:
- the cyoE gene encoding heme o synthase — translation MIKAYYILSKPGIIYGNAITVIAGFLLASQGAFHSWLFFATLIGLSCVIASACTFNNYIDRMSDRKMRRTQNRPLVIGSIPNHHALIFGASLAFCGFFMLLVYTNLLTTLIAVVGFAIYVFAYSLLKYHSVHATLIGSLAGAVPPVIGYTAVTNHFDLAAFLLFAILTFWQMPHFYAIAIHRIEDYAAASIPVLPIQKGLTATKIQSFAYIIAFFIASISLTYFHYTGTAYFITMGLLSIAWAILALKGFRAQNERLWARRMFLFSLIIILFFSLTLSLSNWV, via the coding sequence ATGATTAAAGCATATTATATCTTAAGTAAACCCGGCATTATCTATGGGAATGCCATTACTGTAATCGCCGGGTTTTTATTGGCCTCTCAGGGTGCATTTCACTCATGGCTATTTTTTGCAACGCTGATTGGTTTATCTTGCGTGATTGCTTCGGCCTGCACGTTTAATAACTATATCGATCGCATGTCGGATCGCAAAATGCGGCGAACACAAAATCGCCCCTTGGTCATTGGCTCAATCCCTAATCACCACGCCCTCATATTTGGAGCCTCACTCGCTTTTTGTGGTTTTTTTATGCTTCTTGTCTATACCAACCTCTTGACAACACTCATCGCAGTAGTTGGATTCGCCATTTATGTCTTTGCTTATAGCTTGCTCAAATACCACTCGGTTCATGCAACATTGATTGGAAGCTTGGCAGGAGCCGTTCCTCCCGTCATCGGATATACGGCCGTGACAAATCACTTTGATCTCGCCGCTTTTCTCCTCTTTGCTATCTTAACTTTTTGGCAAATGCCCCATTTTTATGCCATTGCGATCCACCGCATCGAAGATTATGCTGCCGCCTCCATTCCGGTACTCCCTATTCAAAAAGGGCTCACCGCAACAAAAATCCAAAGCTTTGCCTATATTATTGCCTTTTTTATCGCTTCGATTTCCCTCACTTACTTTCATTACACCGGCACGGCTTACTTCATCACAATGGGACTGCTCTCAATAGCCTGGGCTATTCTCGCGCTTAAAGGCTTCCGAGCACAAAATGAACGCCTTTGGGCTCGCCGCATGTTTCTCTTCTCTCTCATTATCATTCTATTCTTCTCTCTCACCCTCTCCCTCTCAAACTGGGTTTAA
- the cyoD gene encoding cytochrome o ubiquinol oxidase subunit IV: MDTHQGFTRSFKSLIWGFILSIAFTLVAFVIAMANMLSGWPLVLTVMGLASVQALIQLVLFMHLGDEEKPHWYLISFLFMFIVLVVLVGGSMWIMNNLNYNVMTSAEHMEVASSAEMTGLPIPEELLENHEIVIRDQVQIEQPEASH; this comes from the coding sequence ATGGATACACACCAAGGTTTCACTCGCAGCTTTAAATCATTAATATGGGGATTTATTCTCTCAATTGCATTCACGCTCGTGGCCTTTGTCATTGCCATGGCAAACATGCTCAGCGGATGGCCTCTTGTTTTGACCGTTATGGGACTGGCTAGCGTGCAAGCTCTCATTCAACTTGTCCTATTTATGCATCTTGGAGATGAAGAAAAGCCCCATTGGTATTTGATTTCATTCCTATTTATGTTTATTGTTCTCGTCGTTCTCGTTGGAGGATCCATGTGGATCATGAACAATTTAAATTACAATGTCATGACTTCTGCCGAGCATATGGAAGTCGCAAGCTCAGCTGAAATGACCGGACTACCCATACCGGAAGAACTACTAGAAAACCATGAGATTGTCATTAGAGATCAAGTGCAGATTGAGCAGCCTGAAGCATCACATTAA
- a CDS encoding cytochrome c oxidase subunit 3, with translation MTNQANAMHEKYPDTHHDTYSKTLFGFWLYILSDFMLFATFFAVYVVLRKSTYGGLTQADIFNVPFNFAQTLVLLTSAFTIGIANIYVHKSHKIKTIFWMAITFALGLSFLILHSVDISRLMEMGYNWQRSAFLSAFYNLIGMHGIHTIFGLLWMIVLLVPVFRHGLTKTSVRRLSCLTMFWQFLNLVWLFIFTLVYLVGAN, from the coding sequence ATGACAAATCAAGCAAATGCGATGCATGAGAAGTATCCGGATACCCATCACGATACTTATTCAAAAACCCTCTTTGGATTCTGGCTCTATATTTTAAGCGATTTTATGCTTTTTGCCACTTTTTTCGCAGTCTATGTTGTTCTGCGAAAAAGCACCTATGGAGGATTGACCCAGGCGGATATTTTCAATGTCCCCTTTAACTTTGCACAGACACTTGTTCTTTTAACAAGCGCCTTTACCATTGGAATTGCAAATATCTATGTACACAAAAGCCACAAAATTAAAACCATCTTTTGGATGGCGATCACTTTTGCTCTCGGTCTTTCTTTTTTGATCCTGCACTCCGTCGATATTTCTCGACTAATGGAAATGGGATACAATTGGCAGCGCAGCGCCTTTTTATCGGCGTTTTATAATCTCATTGGAATGCATGGAATTCATACAATCTTTGGCCTCTTGTGGATGATTGTTCTTCTCGTGCCCGTGTTTCGACATGGTTTGACAAAAACAAGTGTCAGACGCCTCAGCTGCTTAACCATGTTTTGGCAGTTTCTCAATCTCGTTTGGCTTTTCATCTTTACACTCGTCTATCTGGTAGGAGCAAATTAA